The sequence below is a genomic window from Aureispira sp. CCB-E.
ATACGATAATTATTATTCATCCATTGTTATACATGACCCAATTATATTCTTCTATCTACCAATATTGCCAAGAATTAGAACAAAGTTTTGGACAAATTATTAACCATAGGCAGCAACAATTATTGCGCTTAAGCACTTTTTTGAAAGAAAAGATACATGCTTCCCAAACACCTGATATTATCGCTATCTGTACGCACAACTCGCGACGCAGTCACTTAGCACAGATTTGGTTGGCCATCGCTGCCGATTACTATCAAACACCTTCAATTCGAACGTTTTCTGGTGGCACCGAAGCTACTGCTTTTAATCATAGAACAGTTGCAGCATTACAACAAATTGGATTAAAAATTACAACAGACAATACAAATCTACTCAACCCTGTTTACCAAGTTCGCTGGAACGACAGCATGCCCCCATATTTAGCTTTCTCTAAACAATATGAAGCCCCACCCAATCCCCGCAAAGACTTTGCAGCGCTTGTTGTTTGTAGTCATGCAGATATTCATTGCCCGATTGTATTCGGCAGCGCTTTAAAAATAGCACTTCCTTATGCTGATCCTAAAGCATTTGATGGTACAGACTTAGAAGCGGTAGAGTATTTAAAAACTTGTCGGCTAATTGCCTTAGAAATGCTTTTTGTTCTAAAACAGATTACCTTATGAGAGCTTATCTAGCTGAATGTATCGGTACTTACGCTTTAGTTTTTTGTGGAACTGGTGCAATTATTATTAACGATATCAGCAATGGTACAATTGGACATCAAGGCATTGCTATCACTTTTGGAGCTATTGTTATGGTAATGATTTATGCCTTAGCCCCTATTTCGGGAGCTCATATTAACCCTGCTGTTTCTATATCCTTTACATTTACTAAGCACCTAAACTTTAAGAATTTAGCTTCTTATTGTATCGCCCAAATAACAGGCGCATTATTGGCTAGTCTCAGTCTAGCATTTTTATTCCCTACACACCAAACGCTTGGAACCACTCTTCCGTACGAATCTTGGCAACAGTCCTTTTTGCTTGAAATAATCTTAACTTATTTTTTAATGCTAGTGATTCTAATGGTTGGTCAAAATAGACATACTCAACCATTTACAGGGGTTGCTGTTGGAGCTACGGTTCTCTTAGAAGCAATGTTTGCAGGTCCAATAACAGGTGCTTCTATGAACCCTGCTCGCTCTATCGGCCCTGCATTAGTTTCTGGTCAACTGCATGCGCTTTGGGTCTACATCATTGCGCCTATTTTAGGTGCCTTATTAGCTGCTGTAACTTGGCAATTATTGACAGAAAAATCAAGCAGAAAAAACATCACTATTTAGATGACACCATTTATTGGTCTTGTTTTTCGAACTCTATTTTATTTCTTTACAACACAACACAATCTACACCTTTAAAGGTCGTATAAAATAAATCACAAACACCTACAAATCAATTAAAAATAAAATTTCAAAGCCATTTGAAAATCCATAAAAAAAACTTTTTTAGACTTGAATAGGTTTCTACGATAGAATAATTTCGTGTTCAGATTTTTAAAATTATTATCAAAAAAGAAAGCAAATAATTTAAACAATGAACACATTCAAACTGATAACAACATTAGCACTACTTACACTATGTTCCTATAGTTTTGGACAATTTGGAGGGTTAATAAAAAAGCCTAAAAAACCCAATATTACTACTACAAAAAATAAATCGAGTAAAAAAACGACAACATCTAACTCTTCTCAAAGCTCTCCTGTCGAAAGTAATAGAAATAAGGATGGAACACCTAAATACAATCCTGACGATGCCACCTATAAAGCTTATTCAAAGGCTAGAGAGAATATAAAATTTGCCAAAAGCATTATGGAGGGTATCGAATGGAAGCAAAATAGAGAGAAAGCTCAAAAAGATGCTGCTAAATATTTGGCAAAAGCAAAAGAAGGATTAGATATTTTAAATCAACAACCTTCTGAACAAAATCAAAATTACCTCAAGGAATTTAACGAAACATATACGACTCTAAACACTACTTGTTCTAGTGAGACAGCTGCATTTAACAAGAGAGAAACTTTTGAAAAAAACATAAAAAGTTATGAGAGCTGGATTCGATACGGAAATAAATCCGAAGATGCTGGGATAGATTTTTCTTATCAAGGCTTTTACAAAGAAATCGAAAATTACAAAAAAGAACTGCCTGAAGCATTTGACAAAAGCTCCAATGTGCAAGCAATTTTCAAAAATTTAGATGATTATTTTAAAAATAGGGTCTATAAAGAAGTAACCAAAGCCGAAGAAGAAGCCGATATTATCATCGAAGCAATGTATAAAAAGCAGCTTTGGGAAGGACATGAGAACTATAAAATAGAAGCCGCTTCTTATCTCAAACGTCTCAATCAAATTTTGACTCGCATCCCATCCAAAGACAAACTACAAGATGAAACAACTGCAATTGCTTTAAGAAACAAAATAACTAAAGAAACCAGCATGTTGAAAGAATTTATTGATAGTGGACAATTGGAGGCAGCCATTAAACAACGCCAACAAGAGCGAATAGATGCCGTCCGCCTAAATCCTAAAGGCATGAGCAATAGTACTTACGAAAAAATGGCTTTAGATCGTACGTTCAGCGATGGAAAACAAATCTTAAGAGCGGTTATAGTCTCTTCTGACTGGCAAGTTGTTAAAAATGCTTTGGATTTGCCCAAACACAAATCATTATGGTATAGCATTGCTGTAAAAGATAAGGATGGTGTTTGTTACAAAGCAAGTGGAGAACTAAGAAAAGATTATGAAGGAGGTGGGAAATATGGTGCTCCCAAATTTTTATTTTCAGAAATTGATACAGAAATGAACTGCAAAAACATTCACAAATAATCAATCACCCAACTAAGCAGCTGCAATTTTTTTTCACTTACGCAGCTGCTATTTTTGCTTTTATGCCATTTCTCGAAATTCTTCATCCCATTCTTCTCCATCTACCCCCCAATAACACAACTTTTTAAATTCTTTTTTATCAATTTGCCAATCCAACCATCCTAAAAAATTGAAATACAGTAAGAATTCTCTTTGCAAAGAAGAATGTTCCCTTAAAAAAGAGAGCAACTTAGCCCTAAAACGAATCAATTCCCCTATATGCTCTTGTTGTGGTAATGAGATTAACTTATTGATCAGCGAAATAAACTTTTTATCAAAATCAAAAAGAACATCTTTCTTCTTAAAATTTCGTCGAACATTATTCAGGTAAGATCCTAATAGGATATATTCTTCTTGTTCGTATAGAATTATAATTCTAAGCAGCGAACTATAATTGGTTGGTTTCGTAGCCTGTTTATCATTCAGTATTTCATCTATTACTTTTAAGGCTACGTCGTAATCCTTATTACTATAATGTGATAGTGCAAATTGGTAATGCAGGAAGGTCGAAATCGTTTGATTAGGATAGGTAGAACTAGGAGGCAAACTTTTTATGTATTCCTGACTTTCTTTAAACAGCCCTGTTGATAAATAGCCCTTTAATTGTGTCGAAGCAATGCTTAATCGAACATAAAATGTAATGTATTTTTGATTTTCAGGGCTAATATTATTATAATCTTCCAACAAAACAACTATTGTTTTCCAGTCTGTGGAATTAACAATAACTCCTCCTAAAGCTGTAAAATGTATTCGTTTATATTCTTGAAAAAGTAGTGGAGGCAACTCCTTTGTAAAATCATAGAGGTACTGATGATACTTTGCTGCACTTTTGGTATCTCTAGCAACTGCTGCCAAATAAGCCCGAAGTTGTAATGCTGCGACTTCGCCTGGAACACTTTGCTGCTGGTATGGTTTATAAACAGGAAGACAATCACTTATTTCTTGAACCAAAGTAGGCAGTTGTCTAGAAAACTTTAGTTTTGAAGAATAAATAATTCGCCCCAATTGTATTCTGCAATCAGCATACTCTTTTGTAATAGAAAATATATCTGCATATTTTTGCTCATATTTTTCTAAATCAGCTTGCTCAACATTGTCATAACGGAAACGTGTATTTTGAAGTTTAAACCACCATTCATAAATCAAGGGCAGGATCAAAATTCGTTGCTGCCTTTCTGCTATATATTGCAACTCTAGCAACTTTTCAAGTGCTGTATTTAACAAATTTTTGCTAAACAAAATTTCCAACTCTATCAGGCCTTCCATCAGTTCTACATCTACATTCTTATAGGCTTGTTGATTTCTCAAACTTTTTAATATTTGCTGGTACAAATAC
It includes:
- a CDS encoding protein-tyrosine-phosphatase — encoded protein: MTQLYSSIYQYCQELEQSFGQIINHRQQQLLRLSTFLKEKIHASQTPDIIAICTHNSRRSHLAQIWLAIAADYYQTPSIRTFSGGTEATAFNHRTVAALQQIGLKITTDNTNLLNPVYQVRWNDSMPPYLAFSKQYEAPPNPRKDFAALVVCSHADIHCPIVFGSALKIALPYADPKAFDGTDLEAVEYLKTCRLIALEMLFVLKQITL
- a CDS encoding aquaporin; this translates as MRAYLAECIGTYALVFCGTGAIIINDISNGTIGHQGIAITFGAIVMVMIYALAPISGAHINPAVSISFTFTKHLNFKNLASYCIAQITGALLASLSLAFLFPTHQTLGTTLPYESWQQSFLLEIILTYFLMLVILMVGQNRHTQPFTGVAVGATVLLEAMFAGPITGASMNPARSIGPALVSGQLHALWVYIIAPILGALLAAVTWQLLTEKSSRKNITI